The DNA window AAAAATAGGCAAAATATAAATAGTAAAAAAAATAAGAACTCAAGTAAGTAGGTGAATTTATGAGTGTAAAAAGAGAATTAAATCAGTTAAAAAATTTAATTGGAATTAAAAAGGCAATTATAATTGAGGGAAATATAGATGATATTTATGAGTTTGATGGTAAATATATAAATATTCACGACATTATTTTCAATATTTTTGATTACAAAAAATATTCAGATAAATTTATTTTTGATCAAAATTCGGGTCTTAAAGGAAAAAAAATTACTAATTTAATAACTACTTCATCAAATAGACACAGTAGTAATGATTCTATTGGCAATGAATTTGAAGAATTATTTTCTGGTGATATTGACAAAAGTGATTATAAAGATCATCTAACTTTAAAAAAGCCAATTGATTTTTTTGTTCTTTTAAATAAAAATATTAATAGAGAAGATGAAAGAAAAATTGGATTTATAGCAGATTATACTAATTTTGTTTTTAGTGACCAAGGATTAGATATTGATGATAGAACTGTTCTAACAGAATTTTCAAAAACTTTAAAAGAATCTAATTTTTCAATTTCAAAAATTGATGAGTTAACAAATTGTATTGTTTTTTTAACTAAAAAAATAAATCAATTACCTCCAAGTTTATACTTAGATAATCCTGAAATTATCATTTCAACTTTACCAAAACCAAGTAGAGATGAAAGAAAACAATTTTTATCAACAATAAAATCAAGAATTCAAGTTACTGATATATCAACTGAATTTGAAAATATAATTGATGCAACTGAGGGTTGAACATTAAAGGAATTATCTCATTTTGCAAAATTTACTTGTAATTTTGACACACCACTTGTTTTTAGTAAGATGTTCAATATATATAATTATGGAGAGAAAACCTCTCCATGAGAAGAATTAAGTTATGAAAAAATGTTAACTATAAAAGAAGAGCTTTCTTCAAAAGTTATTGGTCAAGATGAAGCAGTTGCTAAAGTGGCAAAAATTATTTATAAAGCTTATACTGGCTTGACTGGAATTACTTATTCTTCAAAGAGAAGCAAACCTAAAGGAACTTTATTTTTTGTAGGTCCAACAGGGACTGGTAAAACAGAACTTGCAAAAGCAATTACAACTTTTTTATTTAATGATGAGGCAAATCTTATAAGATTTGATATGTCTGAATATGGACAAGATAATGCTGATCAGAAATTAATAGGAGCTCCTCCAGGTTATGTTGGTTTTGAAGGTGGTGGACAATTAACAAATTCTGTTAAGGAAAAACCATTTAGTGTAATTCTTTTTGATGAAATTGAAAAAGCTAGCCCTAAAATATTTGATAAATTTTTACAAATTCTTGAAGATGGAAGATTAACAGATAATACAGGACAAACAGTTAGTTTTAGTGAAACATTTATAATATTTACTTCAAAT is part of the Spiroplasma cantharicola genome and encodes:
- a CDS encoding AAA family ATPase is translated as MSVKRELNQLKNLIGIKKAIIIEGNIDDIYEFDGKYINIHDIIFNIFDYKKYSDKFIFDQNSGLKGKKITNLITTSSNRHSSNDSIGNEFEELFSGDIDKSDYKDHLTLKKPIDFFVLLNKNINREDERKIGFIADYTNFVFSDQGLDIDDRTVLTEFSKTLKESNFSISKIDELTNCIVFLTKKINQLPPSLYLDNPEIIISTLPKPSRDERKQFLSTIKSRIQVTDISTEFENIIDATEGWTLKELSHFAKFTCNFDTPLVFSKMFNIYNYGEKTSPWEELSYEKMLTIKEELSSKVIGQDEAVAKVAKIIYKAYTGLTGITYSSKRSKPKGTLFFVGPTGTGKTELAKAITTFLFNDEANLIRFDMSEYGQDNADQKLIGAPPGYVGFEGGGQLTNSVKEKPFSVILFDEIEKASPKIFDKFLQILEDGRLTDNTGQTVSFSETFIIFTSNIGAAEVDPNQDSKAVHNQFIRKVQDHFTNELNRPELLGRFGNNIVPFNFIKDLNLKAKIIRQKVKPIQIAIYEKYKAELHIDLTNRTVIEILLKNADERRGGRDVLNSLETNLVDPLSEFIFNNLRNIKMGTKILTSTNEGKIVFNING